GCTTGAAGGGCTTGAAGACGGAACGATAACCTTCTACGAAAACGGCGGGTTCATCGATCTGTGCCGCGGACCGCATGTTCCTTCGACAGGCCGGATCAAGGCCTTCAAACTCATGAGCGTCGCGGGGGCGTATTGGCGCGGGGATTCGTCGCGTCCGATGCTCCAGCGGATTTACGGCACGGCGTTCACAAAGAAGAGCGATCTCGACGAACACCTCAAGCGCATCGAGGAGGCCGAAAAACGCGATCACCGCAAACTCGGCAAACAACTCGATCTGTTCAGTTTTCACGAGCAAGGCCCCGGCTTTCCGTTCTTCCATCCGAAGGGCATGATTGTGATGAACGAACTGCTCGCGTTCTGGCGCGAGGAGCATCGCAAGCGCGGATACGGCGAACTGCGCACGCCGCTTATCCTCGACCGCAGCCTGTGGGAACAGTCCGGGCATTGGGACCACTACAAGGAGAACATGTACTTCACGCAAATTGACGAGCGGGATTTCGCCGTGAAGCCGATGAATTGCCCCGGCGGAATGCTCGTCTACAAAAGCCGCATGCGCAGTTACCGCGACCTGCCCTTGCGATGGGCGGAACTCGGCACTGTCCACCGCCACGAAAAATCCGGCGTGTTGCACGGTCTGACGCGCGTGCGGATGTTCACGCAGGACGACGCCCATATCTTCATGACCGAGGACCAGATCCAGGACGAGGTGATCGGGATTATTGATTTCGTTGATTACGTCTACGGCATCTTCGGCCTTGAATACAGTATCGAATTGAGCACGCGCCCGGAAAATTCGATCGGTACCGACGCAATGTGGAATGTTGCGACCGACAGTCTCCGCAAGGCCCTCGAAGCCAAGGGATTGCCCTTCAAGATCAATGAGGGCGATGGCGCGTTCTACGGTCCCAAAATTGACTTCCACGTCCGCGACAGTCTCAAGCGATCCTGGCAATGCGCGACGATCCAGCTCGATTTCGCGATGCCGGAGAAATTCGCCCTCGAATACATCGGTTCGGACGGCGCGGCCCACCGGCCGGTCATGGTCCACCGCGTCATCTACGGCGCTATCGAGCGGTTCTTGGGCATTCTGATCGAACATTTCGCGGGCGCGTTTCCCGTGTGGCTGGCGCCCGTGCAAGCCATGGTGATTCCCGTGGCGGACGGGCTGAATGACTATGCGCGCGAGGCCGCGGGACGTTTGTGCGAGGCCGGCATTCGCGCCGAGGCGGATTTGAGTTCCGAAACCATGAAGTACAAGATCCGCGACGCCCAAACGATGCAAATC
This Candidatus Hydrogenedentota bacterium DNA region includes the following protein-coding sequences:
- the thrS gene encoding threonine--tRNA ligase is translated as MSTICVVLPDGSKVDLPEGSTALNLAEKIGPRLAKEALAAQIDGETRDLATPLHDGARVSILTFDSEEGKTVFRHSASHVMASAIQRLRPEVKLAIGPSIEDGFYYDIDLATPFTEADFAAIEAEMAKVVKEDQPFVRKEMSKADALAYFKQRGDTYKVELLEGLEDGTITFYENGGFIDLCRGPHVPSTGRIKAFKLMSVAGAYWRGDSSRPMLQRIYGTAFTKKSDLDEHLKRIEEAEKRDHRKLGKQLDLFSFHEQGPGFPFFHPKGMIVMNELLAFWREEHRKRGYGELRTPLILDRSLWEQSGHWDHYKENMYFTQIDERDFAVKPMNCPGGMLVYKSRMRSYRDLPLRWAELGTVHRHEKSGVLHGLTRVRMFTQDDAHIFMTEDQIQDEVIGIIDFVDYVYGIFGLEYSIELSTRPENSIGTDAMWNVATDSLRKALEAKGLPFKINEGDGAFYGPKIDFHVRDSLKRSWQCATIQLDFAMPEKFALEYIGSDGAAHRPVMVHRVIYGAIERFLGILIEHFAGAFPVWLAPVQAMVIPVADGLNDYAREAAGRLCEAGIRAEADLSSETMKYKIRDAQTMQIPYMLVVGDRERGSGGVSVRHRRQGDLGGMGLDRFIDRIKGEIASKTRD